TGGACGAATGGATCGACGACCCAGGCGGCACGTTCCTGGGCGGCTTCTACGCCCGAGACACCGCCTACGGCTGCGACATGCGCGTCACCGTGCACTCGGCGGACTACTACGACTACAGCATCGGCGCGCGCTGCTGCCGTTGAAAAGCTTCAATCCAAGCGCATCACGTTGTGTGGGCTTCCGGCCGCGCGTACGGTGACGCCGCCCGTTCCGAGGAGGCTTCATGCGCGCGTACACCCTGGCTTCGATCGTCCCGTTGCTCTTGCTCTCGTCCACGGCCCTCGCGGCGCCGTCGAAGATCCTGACGGGGCCGTTTGCGGCGACTCCGAGCAAGGACGTGGTTTCCACGGCGCGTGCCGCGGTGACGCCATCGGCCCACGGTGCCACGCTCGAATATCGCAGCGTGACGGCGGACGTCGGGACCAGCCGTGTCGTGCGCTTCGCGCAGACCCATCAAGGAGTGCCCGTGCTGTTCCGCGGCGCCGGCGTCGTACTCCGCAAGGACGGCACTCCAGCCTTCGCCGTGGTGCGCACGGAAGACCAGCTGCCGAGCACGTCGCCGGCTATCTCGGAAGCTCAGGCTCTCGCGGATGCCACCTCGCTCGCCAAGCTCACGGCCAAGCCGGGCGACGCGCGCCTCACCATTTATCCAACGGCTAGCGGGCCGCGGCTTTCGTGGGTGGTCGTGCCCAGCGCGCGCCTGTCGGGCGTGCCCTGGGTGCCCGTCGTGATCATCGATGCGCAGAGCGGCGAGCGCATTGCGGCCTGGAATGCAGCGCGCTTCGCCGGCGCCGCCAAGGTGTATGCGTCCAATCCCGTCGCTTCGCCCAGCCTCATGGACGTCACGCTGCCCGTAGGAACGGGCGAAACCACCCTCACGAACGCCACGGTTCAGTCGCTGAACTGCGTGGACACCAAGCAAGCGAAGGACATCAGCATCAGCGGGTTCAACCTGAAGGTGCACGTGTGCGAGCTGAAGCAGTTGGCCGCCGCCGACAGCAACGGCGACTTTCTCGATGCGCCCGGGGCGGACAAGGAGCCCGAGGATTCGTTCAGCGAGATCAGCATGTTCTACCACGTGAACGTCGCCTACGACTTCTTCACGGCGATGGGCATGACGGAGCTATCCACCAAACCGTTGCCCACGGTCTCGAACCTCATGCTGCCGGACGGCGTGCAGACCTTCGACACCACCAAGATGGCGGATCCCAACCTGCCCTTCGTGCCATTCCAGAACGCGTTCTTCGCGCCCGCCAATCCGCTGTTCTCCGGCATCTTCGGACTCACCGGCGCGGCCATGTGGTTCGGTCAAGGTCCGGCGCGGGACTACTCCTACGACGGTGACGTCGTCTATCACGAGTTCACCCACGCGGTGGTGGATCACACCCTGAAGCTGGTGGGCACCTACCACGCGGACGAACAAGGCTTGTCGTCGTCGCCCGGTGCCATGAACGAGGGGCTCGCGGACTACTTCTCGTCGGCAATCACCGGTGATCCGAAGGTGGGGGAGTACGCATCGCAAGATCTGGCGCCCGGCCTGCCCGCGATTCGCGATCTGTCCAACAAGAACACGTGCCCCGCGAACATCACAGGCGAGGTGCACTCGGACTCGCAGTTCTGGTCGGCCGCGCTGTGGGCGGCGCGCAGCGGGCTCTCGGCAGCGGATCAACCCAAGTTCGACAAGGCCATCTTCGACGTGATGGCGGCCTCCCCAGGCGGAGATCTCGGCTTCGACGAGCTGGCCCAGCTGTTCATCACCTCCGTGAAGACGGCCATCGATCAGACTGCCGCCGACGCGCTCCAGAAAGAGATGACGGATCGCGGCGTGTTGCCCGGCTGCCAGCGTGTGCTCGAGTACGCCGACAAGCCAATCAACGGCGCCGACCCGTTCCTCGGCGGTGCGTTCTGGGCGCCGGGCACGCAAGACGCTGCCATCAGCGGCGCGCCGTACGCGCCCGGCGTGCTCCAGTTCCACGCGTCCTTTCCGGGCGCTACGCAGATGACCGTCAGCTTCAACGAGGTACAGACCGGAGGCGGCGGGAGCTCGCCCTTCGGCGGCGGTACTCCTTTCACTCCGCAGATCGTCGTGCGCTTCGGCAACGATCCGATCACCTTCGATTACTCGTCGGGGTTGTCCGCCACCGCGGACGCCACGACGGACGCGCCCATCGCCGGGGGCAAGGGCTCCGCCACCTTCGAGGTTCCGGAAGGCGCCACCAGCGCGTACGTGATGATCGTGAATGGCGGTCAATCCTCCGGCGGCTACAAGAACGTCGACTTCGCCTTCGAGGGCGCGCCGCAAGCAGACGCCGGGGTGGGGGATGGCGGAGTGCCGGAAGGCGGCGCCGACGCGGGCGCGAGCCCCACGCCCAAGGCCAGCGAGGACGACAGCGGCTGTGGCTGTCGCGTTGCGGGACAAAGCCAGCGAAGCTCGGCCTTTGCGCTGCTTCTCGCCGCGTTGGGCCTGGCGTTCGCACGGCGCCGGCGCTGAGGGTGGAGCTGTTCCACATCACGACGCGCGCGGAGTGGGACGCCGCGCGCGCATCCGGTGCGTACCGCGCGCCGAGCCTCGAGACGGAGGGCTTCATTCACTTGTCCACCGCGGAGCAGTGGCGCCGCGTCGCCCGCGAGCGCTTCGCTGATCGCCGCGACTTGGTCCTGCTGCGCATCGATGCCGCGCGCCTGTCACATCCCGTGCACTTCGAAGCCGCCGACGGCGATCACTTTCCGCACCTGTACGGTGAGCTGGAGGCGAGCGCCGTGTTGGATGCGCGCTTGTTGTCCGTGTCCATCGACGGTGACGCCGCGCTTCAGTGACACGAAGCGTTCGTGCGCTTTTCATTTTGATGTTGGTCCGGCGCGCACCCATCGCGCCGCGACGACAATCATCGTCGCAAACAAAATTTGAACATTCGAAGTTGACAAGCTACTAACCAGGGCGTATCAACTCACACGTTCACATGTTGCTTTTCAAAACCATCCATCGCACTTCGCTACCCGGCTCTCTGCCCGTGTGCGCCAGTGCGCTCGTCGCCAATCGGGAGGCGAGGTAGGCGGGTCTGCTACTCCACTCAGTGGTGTGGGCAGGCCGCCGCGGGAAACCCGGCGGCTTTTTGCATTTCAGCTGTTTTTCCGGGCGATTAGCGACAAATCGAAGAAAAGAGAACGAGCCTTCAAACGAATCCGACGGTCATCCGTCGAACCCAAAACGAACCATGATCCATTCACCCAAATCACTCCTGCAATGCGCGTATGGCGATTGCGTCGGTCTGCCTGCGGGCACGCCGACCGCGTGGCTATTCGTGCGCATTGGCAACAGGGAAGAGGAGGGCGCCTAGGCGGCTCGTCGTAGCGTAAGCACAACGCGCGCCTAGCCGCCTCTGGTCCCGAACCAAAGGCGGCTTTTTTGCATTTGGTTTCCGTGATCGCGACGGATTGCGGAAGCGACGGGGAGAGTGTGTGCCGCGACGTTCGCGGCGCGACGGGAGAGGTGTGTCCAGCGATGACCGCGTGAGCGACGTCAGAGGTGTTACCGCGGCGAACCAACAAGAGAACGAAGAAGGAAGTCCACGCGGGGACGAGAACCCCGCGGGCAAGGGACTGAAAGCTCGGGGTACTAGCTCAAGGGCAGAGCAGTCGGTTCTTAACCGATCGATCGGGGTTCGACTCCCTGGTGCCTCACCAAGCCTGGCGTTCGCCAGGCCCACCTTGGCCATTTCTGGTCGGCGCACACGTGCGCCTTGGTGTTTGACAACTCATGCGACGAGAAGAGGCACGCCCGACGCGGGCGTGCCGCCTTCTCGACCTTTGGCTGCAGCGCTTTGGCGAGGTGGCTGGAGGTCACGGGTAGCCAAGCCACGGCTACCCACGCTGCCCGCGTACGCATCTGGTGAAGCGACCGGATTGTCGATCCGGCGAGGAGGGTTCGATCCCCTTCGCGGGCGCAACGCGCGATCTCCCTGTCCTGCCGGAAGCAGGCACCGGTCTACGAAGCCGGTCGAGCTTGGTTCGACTCCAAGCAGGGAGGCCGTACTGCCGGCGTGCAAGCTCCGTTTTGGTCCCTGGTCAGGAGTTTCGCGCGCCTCTGGGGTGTGTGCTGCGCTGGGACGCAGGTCCGGCCGTAAACCGGGCGCCACTTGGCTAGCGGGGTTCGATTCCCTAACGCCCCACCGCGACCACCGGCATTGGTGTCGGTGGTCACCCTTACCCACTACGGGAGAACGACGATGAAGAAGAAGAGACGAAGGTAGGTGAGCATCATGACCGCGAGAACCCTGGTCCTGACTTCCTGGTACTTTCCGCACAAGATCGTGTGTTGGCAGGACGCCATCACGCTGATGTACCTGGGCAAGGTGGACGTGGTCGCCTCGTACGACGAGGAGATCCGGTCCCCCTCCACGACCCTGCGGACGCCGGCTGTCGTGCGCCTGAAGCGCATGACCCGCGCGCAGAAGCACGGCGTGAAGTTCTCGCGGATGAACGTCTACCTGCGTGACGACTTCACGTGTGCCTACTGCGGCAAGCGTTTCGCAATGTCGCAGCTGACCTACGACCACGTGCTGCCGCGCTGCCGCGGTGGCAAGACGGCGTGGGACAACATCGTGACCGCTTGCCGTCCGTGCAACTCGCGGAAGGCAGACAAGACGCCCGATCAGGCAGGCATGTGGCCGCGAACGCGGCCAATCCGGCCGAAGTCGCTGCCCTTCGCTCCGCCGCTCTTCGACCCGAAGACGGCGCCGCCGGAGTGGCAGGACTACTGCGCGGTGATCCCGCGCATGGGCGTCGCTTGAGTGAAGGCGCCGGCCGCTCTTCGCCGGGCGGTTGGCGCCGCGCTCTCTCCAAAGATTTTCCGCGTCCGTCCGACGAGGCCCTACACGCACCCTCATGGCGGTTCGAATCCGCCCGTGCACGCTAGAGCGCGTAGCCTAACGGTAAGGCATCGGTTATCGGCACCGACGAAAGTCCATGGCTTCGTCACTCGGACGCGGACTTTTCTCCTCGGTGTGCTCCGCTTCGGCGTCGAGCCCCACACAGGTTTTCCGTGCCCGCCCGATGAGGACGCAACGAACGTGGTTCGAGTCCACCTCGGCTCATGGAGAGCAATCGACTGCAACTCGATAAGGTTCATGGCTTCCTCACTCGGACACGGACATCCCTTTCGAGTCGCGCTCCGCCTCGGCGTCGAGCTCCCACAGTATTTCCGCGCCCGCCCGAAGAGGCCCTACACGCAAGCTAGCTCAAGTAGAGCAATCGACTTCTAATCGATAGGTTTTCGCGGCTTCTTCACTCGGGCGCGGACAAGTGTTCCCGAGAGCCGCGCTCTCGCCCAGATTTCCCCGCGCCCGCTCGACGAGGCCCTACACGCAACACAGTGTGGTTCGAATCCACCGAAGCTCACGTAAATGAGCACCAACATCATTGGAACTGATACGCGGCTTCTTCACTCGGGCGCGGGGCAAAGCTCTGTCGTGACACCACGACGCCACTGAACACAGTACTCTCGGAGGACCCATGACGACCCAGCACCCGCTTCCGGAATCTCAGATGGGGCCGGCGGAGAAGTTGCTCGATCTCGTGCTCTCCTCCTCGGCACACTTGTGGCACAACCGTCCGGGCTTGGACGTCGGCGGCACATGGCAGCCGCGCCGGCGTGCTCAGCGGGGCGCGGCGCGCCAGGGCGTGCCGGTGCGTCCCGGCTTGTTCGTGCCGGCCGCCGCCACGCTCTACTCCAAGCTGCTCGAGATCTACGATCTGAACGTGGATCTCATGGCCCACTTCGCCAGCTACGCCCTGAAGGAAACGGACTGGCGTGACTTGAAGGTGGCTACCGCGGCGCTGATGCTGGTGCAGCAGCGCTCGGGCCAGCCGGTGCATGACGACGACGGCACGGTGGCCTTCTACGACGACGACTTCCGTCGCATCGGCGAGGCCATGGTGCTCTTCTACGAGAAGAAGTCGCCGCGCATGATGACGCCAAAGGGCGTGCTTCGCATTGCGGAGCTGCTCGAGGCGCCGGAGATCGTCGAGCTGAACCGCTTGGCGGGTTTCGGCGACCCGGCGGCCAAGAAGGCTCCGCTCGGTCGTTGGAAGCGCGCGGCGGACAAGTGGCTTCGTGTGCGCGAGGCCAACCGTCCGCTGCTCGAAGGCCTGGTATCTGCCGGCTACAAGGAGACCATCAAGAAGATCGCCCGCAAGGTCGGCTACAAGCCGGATAGCCAGGCGTTCTTCGAGATCCTCGGCTGGAAGCAGAAGCAGTCGGCTGGCGGCCACCGCAGCGTGGGCCTCGAAAACCTCGTGCTCGAGAAGCGCGAGCGCTTCGATGGCCTCAGCGAGGCGGAAATCTGCGAGACCATCGAGTCTCAGCGCCTCGAGTACAAGGACGTGGTGGGCCGCCTGCCGAAGGACATCGGTCTCACCCCGGCCATCATGGTGGCGCTGCTCTCCACGCTGTCGGATCGCGACCTGCGCATCCTGACTCCCACGCTGGAGGAGCTCGGGCTCTTGACGGAGCCGGAGATCCGCGAGCGCTGGGAAAAGGCCATCGAGAGCAGCACGGATCAGCGTTCGCTCAACATCGCGAAGAACGTTCGCGACCAGAGCGTACGCGAGAAGCTGGAGGAGGCCGCCGACAACGCTGCCAAGAAGGCGGTGGAGGAGGCGACCCGCGAGGTGGACGTTCGCGTCATGTTCCTGATCGACAAGTCGGGCAGCATGCAGGGCGCGATCGAGCAGTCCAAGGAGGCGCTGTCCCGCATTTTGGCCGGTTTCCCGGAAGGCAAAGTCCACATCGCGAGCTTCGACACCATGGGTACGGTGCTTCGGCCCAAGGCTCCGAGCCGCGCCGCCGTGCAGCACATGCTGAGCGGCATCCGCGCGGAAGGTGGCACCCTGCACTCGGCGGGCGTGTACGCGCTGAGCCGGCAGGGTGTCCGCATTCCGCCGGACGCGAAGCTGGTGGTCATCGTGGTCGGTGACGAAGCGGGAGAGAGCGGCGGAAACTTCGCCGAGAGCTTCCAGCGTGCCGGCTACGAGCCGAGCGCCATGGCGCTGATGGTCAACGTGGCAGTTTCGCGCGGCAGTACCGTGCGGAGCGCTGCGGAGGCTCTGAGCATTCCGTTCAGCCAGGTCACGATCGAGCAGTTCGACGATCCATACCAGGTGCCACGGGTGCTCAAGGCCTTGCTGGACGCGCCGCGCTCGGCGCCGAAGCAGCAGTTCGGCTGGGTGGAACGCGTGATGGCGACGCCCCTGTTGGAGCTGTGAGATGGATTACCGGAAGTTTCTGGGAAAAACGTCGGCGGAGGTGCTGCCGTACCTCGGCGGTGCCTTCGTCGACGCGCCATCTCGCCGCCTGCGCGTGAGCGTGGAAGAGCGGCCGGGTTGGATCCGCTTTTCGATCTCCGGGCGGGTCGCCACTCCGGTGGACCGAGCCGACCCTCCAGACCTTTCGGGTTTGTCGGTTCGCCGCGGTCACTTCGCGGACGGATGGCTCTTTGCCGGCGGTCGCAACGCAGAGCGCGTCGAGCTCTTGCCGGCGGAGGTGCCGGCAGTGCTCAGCCCCATCACCACGCGGCGCTGGCACAGCGGCGCGCTGCTCTTCGACAGCGTCGATTTCGAAGGCGAGGCGGAGGACGCCGCGCGTCAGGCGCTGGAAGAAGAGCGCGGTATCGCCGAGCTCAAGGGTGTCGGTGCTTCGCTGCGCGCGGCCTTCGGCGTCGCGTTGGTGCTGCGCGTCGCGCGGCGCCTGGACGTGGACGTCTCGCCCCGGGAGGCAATTGGAGCTGCGGCTCCGATTTCCGAGCGTGGCGCTGCCGCCGCCGAAGCCTTGCTCACGGATCTGGTGGAGCGCCGGCGGCTGGAGCGCGTTCGCGTGGATGCCTGGCTGGCCCAGGCGGGCATCGTGCCCGTGCAGCTCGCCGCGCGACCGGCGGCGCAGAGCTTCCGGGATCGCGCGGATCGAGCGCTCACCGCTGCGGGGGCCGAGCTCTCGGATTGCCGTAGCCTCGGCAACGGCCTTTCCGAGGTCACCTATCGCTTCATGGGGGAGCGCTTCATCACGGTGGTGAACGAAGACTCGCTCCAGGTGGTGGATGCCGGTATCTGCCTCAGCGGTTCCGACCGTATGGTGACGCTGGAGAGCCTGCCGTCGGTGATCCGCGAGGGCTACGACACGGATCAGCTCAACATCACGAGGCGGTGACATGTCCGGACGCGAAGTGTTCTTCTTGATCGGCAAAGGCGGTGCGGTCCTGTGGAGCGACGCCTCCACTAGCCCGAGCCGCCTGCCGGACTCCCGCAGCCGCTGGCAGGCGATCTGGGCGCACCGCGAGGAGCTCGAGGAGCTTTCGCACAGCCATCCGAACGGCCCGCTGGCGTTCTCCGCGGAGGACGAGACCACGATGGCCGCGTTGAACAGCGCGCTCGGCAAGGAGCTTCGCTTCAGCGTGGTGGCGCCCAGCGGCGTCCTCGCGAAGAGCGGGGAAACGATCGGGCAAGTGGAGAGCGAGCCCTGGTGGGCGGAGCTCTTGCGCCTGGCTTCCGGGATGCAGACGACAACCGTGGCTCCCGCCACGGGCGGAGAGCCCAAAGCAGGGGAGGAGTGAACCATGGCAATCCTGAACATCACGTACAACGGCCTGAGCGCGGACTACCCGCGTGAGATCGAGGACCGCGTGACGGACGCAGACGTGCGGCGCATCGCCGTGGAGATCGTCCGTACGGGCGGCCTGCGCGGCCTGCACATCGCGAGCCTGCCGGACAACGCGTTCGACTACTACGTGGTCGACCGCTTCGACGGCCGTCGCGGTGCGCTCCGCATCTACCTGCGGCCGAAGGTGCCGTTCGGCGCCGAGAGCTGAGCCGAGGACGTCATGCGCATCGTATTCTGCGGCGTAGGCGCCCTCGGCTCGCTCACCGCTCTATTGTGCCGGAACCTGGATGCCGCCCTGGCGTTCGTGGACTTCGATCGCGTGGAGTCCAAGAACCTCCTGTCGCAAGCCTTCGTGAAGCAGTCCGTTGGCAAGAACAAGGCGGAAGCGCTGAAGCTCCAGCTGTGGAACTTCCACGGTATCAAGGCCGAGGCCTTCGGCGTGCGTCTTTCCGAGGACAACGCGGACGCGCTCTTGAGCTCGGCGGATCTCATCGTAGACGGTTTCGACAACGCGAAGAGCCGCCGACTGCTCAGCGACTACGCGCGGAAGCACGAGAAAGCCTTGGTTCACGGGGCCATTTCCGCGGACGGAACTTTCGGAATCGTGCGCTGGGACGAGCGCTTCACGGCGGACGAAGAGGACGAAGAGGGGCAAGCCACCTGCGAGGGCGGTGAGCACCTGCCGCTCATCGGTCTCGTCACGGCCACGCTGGCCCGCTCGGTCCAGGACTTCGTGCGCACTGGGGATCGCCACGACTACATGGTGAGCCTCAGCGGCGTGCAGCAAACCTGAGCTTCAATCACGTTCCAATGCGCTTCGCCATCGAGGCAAGCGCACGCGAGCTCAACCTTCACCCTGACCGGTGACTTCTGCGCGGTGATCCTCCCGAGCCGCCGGCCGAGCATCTGCTCGGCCAGCCGCGCACTGTCGAGTCGCCGGAAGCGTCTGGCCCGGACGGAAAACGGGCGACTTTACTCCGCGCTTCGGCGCGGGTCTCGAGCGGCCGCGCATCGACGCGCTGCTCTTGCGCCTGGCCCAGGCAGAAAACGGGCATCCCTTTCAACGCCGCCGGCTCGAATCCTGCCGCAACGGCGTGGACGCGGTGCACGGAGGGCACGCCGGCGCAGAAATGAACTCACTGAGCGTAGCTTAGACCCACTGTTCACCTGGGTTGACCACCATCGGTGCCACTCCGGCGAGAGCGACGGACAGGTGCCGCCGCTGCCGCGCGTCGTTCGAGGGCGGACCAAGCGGCCGGAATGTCTGCAACGATGGCGATCCGAGACGAGTGCGAAGCGGACGACAGAATTCGACACCGCGAAGACGATTTCAGTTGACGAGATTTCGGACGCTCCGCGCTCTCATTTCGTCGCTCTCGTTCGCACAGTGCCTGCGCAGCACACGTGCGCCCACTGGGCGCGCGTTCGAAAGCAAATCGCTCTTCGAGCTGTCCCCGTCTGCGAAAGCGTCTCGAGAGGGCGCTGAAGAAGGCGAAATTTCCCATGGTATGCCCGGGGAAACCACGGGGGTTTGTCATGTCATCGTCCAAAGCCATTTCCGTAGAACCGTCTGCCACCGAGCGCACTGCGCTCTCCGCACTTCAAGACCTCTCCAATCGCGATCTCTGGTCCAGCGCGGTCGTGGCCAACGCCGGTCGGCGCAAAGCCACCGCGCACTTGGTCGCCCACCTCGCCGAAATCGACCGGCGCGAGCTCGTGTTCGACGAGGGATACTCGTCCATGTTCGACTTCTGCGTGCGTGGCCTCGGGATGAGCGAGGGCACGGCGTATCGGAGCATCGCCGGGGCGCGGGCAGCGCGCTCGTTTCCGGTCGTGCTCACGCTGCTCGCGAGCGGAGATCTGCACCTTTCCGGGCTTTCGCTCTTGGCTCCGCGGCTCACTCAGGAGAATCACACTGCGCTCCTGGAAGAAGCCGCCGGCAAGACCAGCGCGGGGATTCGCGTCGTGCTCGCGCGCTGGTTCCCCAAGCCGGACGTTCCGGACCAGGTGAAGCCGCTGCGCACTGGCGGAAAGGGTCCAGCGCCGGGCGTGGAGCCGCTCTCGGAAGGGCGCTTCGAGGTACATTTCAGCGCCGGAGAGTGCCTGAAAGCGAAGCTAGAGCACGCCCAGAACCTGATGAGCCACGTGAGCCGAGAGCTCGAGGTCGTGGTCGAACGTGCGCTCGACGCGCTGATTCGCGAGCTTTCGAACAAGCGCTGGGGCGCTACGGACAAGCCGCGCCGCTCCCGCGGAACGAAGCCGGGCGAGCCCGGCCGTGCGGCCCGGCGCGAGGTGTACGAACGCGACGGCGCTCAGTGCTGCTTCGTGTCGGAGTCCGGTGTGCGCTGCACGGCGACGGCGTATCTCCAGTACGACCACATCGAAGCCACCGGCGTTGGTGGTGGCGATGGCGCTTCCAATGGTCGGGTGTTCTGCGCCAGCCACAATTTGAATGCGGCCAAGAAGACCTTCGGCCGCGAGTACGTCGAAGAGAAGATTCGCCTTCGTCAGCGAAGGCGTTCAGACCCCGAGGACGCTGCGGATGCGGAGGCGCGGGAGAAGCAAGACAAGCTCCTCTTGGCGCTGACGAGCCAAGGCTTCAAGAAGGCCGAAGCCACGAAGGCGACGGAGAAGCTCGCTGCCGAAGCCCGCAGCCTCTCGCTGGAAGAGCTGCTCCGTCGTGCACTGGCATTGCTCGTTCCGCGGTAAGCGCGATGCGCGCGGGCTGATTCCGCGCCGAACGGACGCCGGGCCGCAGCTTGTGAGAGAGGACCGACTCAGGGTTAGGCTGGCGAAAGCGCCGGTTTCGCGGAACCGGAGACCTCCGGTTCGGCTCCCTTCGGTCGCCAGGCTGCGTATTCCGCTCAACTTGGGCACGCGTTCCGACGACTTGGGCATCCGTTCCGGAGCACTTGGGCGCCGAATCGGAGCGAAGCGACGACCGCAGTGGTCAGGTGGTAGTGGATGGCGGGGTGTCGGTGGGAGCGAGCCCTTTCTTCCTCCGCATGGACTGTCCGCGCAGCGTGAGGACGTGAGCGTTGTGTACGAGGCGATCGCAGATCGCGTCGGCAATGGTCGGATCGGAAAGCATCTCGTGCCAAGTTTTCGTCGGCACTTGCGAAGTGATGACAGTGGATGAGTGGTCGTAGCGATCTTCCAGGACCTCGAGAAGATCCCGTCGCTCCGTGTCCTTCATGGGCGCGATCAGAAAGTCATCGAGCACGAGCACATCGAAGCGTGAGAGCCGCCCGAGCTCTGAAGCGTAGCTGCCATCGGCACGCGCCATCGAGAGCTGGTGAACGAGCCGAGGAACGCGGACGTACAGCGCACGGAAGCCCTGGCGGCACGCTGCATTGGCGAGAGCGCAGCCAAGGAAGCTCTTGCCAACACCGGTAGCCCCCAGGACGATCACGTTTTGCTTGGCTCTGATCCACCCGCATGTCGAGAGCGAGCGGAGAACGGCCTTGTCGAGGCCGCGGCCGGCGTCGGCGACGACCTCTTCGAGCACACCGTTGACGGGGAGCTTGGCTTCCTTCACGCGGCGTCCGGTCCTGCGGTTGTCGCGCTCGAGCCACTCGCGGTCGACCATGATGCCGACCTTCTCGGCGAAGGTCAGGCTCTTGTCGGGCTTGTCGAGTAGCTCGCGGAACACCTGCGCCATCGTGCGCAGCCGCAGCGCGAGCAGCTTGTCATGAGTTTCTTGGTCCATCATTCGTTTGTCTCCTTGTCGAAGTATTCGCCGCCACGAATGTGCTCGTGGCGCACGAAGTCGGTGGGCTCGGGGTCGTTTGTCGGTAACGGTTTTGACTCCAGTCCCCGTGCGAGGATGGCGTTGATGCTTCTGCGTGTTGGGCCACCGGGGCCAGAGATTGCGAGGGCGCGTGCGCAGGCGGCGTCGAGCCGGTCGTTGCCCACACGCTGAGCGTCGCGGGCCAGGGCTTGCACAGCCCGGTAGCCGAACTCTGGGTTACGGTAGCGGCCCAAGATGGCTTCAACGACCTTGCCGACGTTGGGTCCCATACTCCTGCCCCACGATCGCATCCGCTGGGGAGGCCACTTGCCGTACTCGCGGTGGGACTTCGGCATGTGCTCACGACACGTCACGTACGTGCCCTTCGGAGCGCGACTTCGAACGTGCGAAGCGACGCGCTGGCGGCCATTAAACACCTCGACGACTGCACGGGTTGCCCGCACCTCGACGGCTGCGCCGATGAGCGCGCACGGCGCGCTGTAGTACCGGTCGTCAAATGCAACGTGGTAGTCGACGTTGACCTTTGCCCGCTTCCACTCGCCCCGCTCGAAACGTAGGCTGGGCAGCGGTCGCATTGCGGGACGGTCGATGCCTTCGAACGCAGAGCGACGACAGCCCTCCAGTTTCTGGAACGGCCGAGAGTTGAGCCGCTCGAGCAACTCCCAGATCGCCTCGTTGAGTGCCGCCAGGCTGAAGAAGGTCCGGTTGCGGAGCGCGGCGAGGATCCAACGCTGTGCGATCAACACGCCACCCTCGACCTTGGCTTTGTCCTTTGGTTTTCCGGGCCGGGCGGGAACTACGGCGACGCCGTAGTGCTGAGCCATCTCCAGGTAGGCGGGATTGATGTCCGGATCGTAGCGGTCCGGTCCCGTGACCGCGGCACGGAGCTGATCCGGAACGAGGATCTCCGGTACGCAGCCGAAGTACTCGAAGCCGCGCACGGTGGCGTCGATGAAGTCCGCTGCGCTCTGTGTGGCGGTCGCCTCGGCGTACGTGTAGCTGCTCGCACCGAGCAGCATGACGAACAGCTCGACGTCCTTCACTTCGCCCGTGCTGGCGTCGATCAGCCTCGGCTTCTTGCCGGAGAAGTCCACGAATGACTTCTCGCCCGCACGGTGCGTTTGCCGCATCGTGATCGCCAGCTTCGATTTCCACGCAGAGTAGACGTCGCAAAACTGGCTGTACTGGTAGGGCCGCAGCGCATCGCCACGGAGCCTGGTCGTTTCCTGGTATTCGACCCACAGCGTCTGGAGCGTCACACCAGTCTTGCGCATCTCCCGATGCACCCACTCGAAGTCGATCGCTGCTCGACCTGCTGGCTCCAGTCGGCCGATGGCTTTGAATAGACGCGCCTCGAGCTCTGCGTCGCTCATCTCGCGTGCAACTTCCCAGCCCACTCCGGCGTCGCGGGCTCGCTTGAGGTAGCCGCCCACCGAGCCCTTCGAGAGACCGGTCGAGGCTTGGATCTGCCGCTGCGTGCATCCGCACTCGTGGCGTAGTCGGAGAACTTCTCGAATCTTGCGC
This portion of the Polyangiaceae bacterium genome encodes:
- a CDS encoding ATP-binding protein — encoded protein: MMDQETHDKLLALRLRTMAQVFRELLDKPDKSLTFAEKVGIMVDREWLERDNRRTGRRVKEAKLPVNGVLEEVVADAGRGLDKAVLRSLSTCGWIRAKQNVIVLGATGVGKSFLGCALANAACRQGFRALYVRVPRLVHQLSMARADGSYASELGRLSRFDVLVLDDFLIAPMKDTERRDLLEVLEDRYDHSSTVITSQVPTKTWHEMLSDPTIADAICDRLVHNAHVLTLRGQSMRRKKGLAPTDTPPSTTT
- a CDS encoding IS21 family transposase, with the protein product MSTRHTMRKIREVLRLRHECGCTQRQIQASTGLSKGSVGGYLKRARDAGVGWEVAREMSDAELEARLFKAIGRLEPAGRAAIDFEWVHREMRKTGVTLQTLWVEYQETTRLRGDALRPYQYSQFCDVYSAWKSKLAITMRQTHRAGEKSFVDFSGKKPRLIDASTGEVKDVELFVMLLGASSYTYAEATATQSAADFIDATVRGFEYFGCVPEILVPDQLRAAVTGPDRYDPDINPAYLEMAQHYGVAVVPARPGKPKDKAKVEGGVLIAQRWILAALRNRTFFSLAALNEAIWELLERLNSRPFQKLEGCRRSAFEGIDRPAMRPLPSLRFERGEWKRAKVNVDYHVAFDDRYYSAPCALIGAAVEVRATRAVVEVFNGRQRVASHVRSRAPKGTYVTCREHMPKSHREYGKWPPQRMRSWGRSMGPNVGKVVEAILGRYRNPEFGYRAVQALARDAQRVGNDRLDAACARALAISGPGGPTRRSINAILARGLESKPLPTNDPEPTDFVRHEHIRGGEYFDKETNE